From a single Triplophysa rosa linkage group LG17, Trosa_1v2, whole genome shotgun sequence genomic region:
- the chmp4bb gene encoding charged multivesicular body protein 4c translates to MSVFGKLFGGGGKGGKAPSPQEAIQKLRETEEMLTKKQEYLEQKIGAELLTAKKNGTKNKRAALQALKRKKRYEKQLAQIDGTLSTIEFQREALENANTNTEVLKNMGFAAKAMKTAHENMDIDKVDDLMQDITEQQELAQEISDAISRPVGFGEDFDEDELLAELEELEQEELDKNLLEIGGTEDVPLPNVPSNPLPKKTAQKKREEEDEDDMEELKAWAI, encoded by the exons ATGTCTGTATTTGGCAAATTGTTTGGCGGTGGGGGGAAAGGCGGAAAAGCCCCCAGCCCACAAGAAGCCATCCAGAAACTCCGCGAGACAGAAGAGATGTTAACGAAGAAACAAGAATACTTAGAACAAAAGATTGGAGCCGAACTATTAACAGCAAAGAAAAACGGCACGAAAAACAAACGAG CTGCTTTACAGGCTCTGAAAAGAAAGAAGCGATATGAAAAGCAGCTTGCTCAGATTGATGGCACTCTTTCCACCATTGAGTTCCAACGAGAAGCATTAGAGAATGCTAATACAAATACAGAAGTGCTTAAGAACATGGGCTTTGCCGCCAAGGCCATGAAGACTGCCCATGAAAATAT GGATATAGACAAAGTAGATGACCTTATGCAAGATATCACAGAGCAGCAGGAATTAGCACAGGAAATTTCGGATGCTATTTCAAGGCCTGTCGGCTTTGGAGAAGATTTTGATGAG gATGAGCTCTTGGCTGAACTGGAGGAGTTGGAACAAGAGGAGCTAGACAAGAACCTGCTGGAAATTGGTGGCACAGAGGATGTACCTCTGCCCAATGTGCCTTCAAACCCATTACCCAAAAAAACAG CccaaaaaaagagagaagaggagGATGAGGATGACATGGAAGAACTTAAAGCATGGGCAATTTGA